One genomic window of Gemmatimonadaceae bacterium includes the following:
- a CDS encoding ABC transporter ATP-binding protein produces MSPSDPLLALRDVRVTFRTADGVITPVDGVSLDIARGETVALVGESGCGKSLTALTILRLIDPPGRIEPGSRILFEGRDVMTLGDRDLRAIRGRAAAMIFQEPMTALNPVYSAGEQIAEVVRTHTNASRSEAWAKAVAMLGAVGIPSPEIRAKQYPHQLSGGMRQRVMIAMALVMDPALLIADEPTTALDVTIQAQLLDLLRDAQRARGASMLLITHDLGVVAESAQRVAVMYAGQIVEEAPVAALFAAPQHPYTQGLMAAMPRAGTRQQRLTTIPGTVPPPGAWPRACRFADRCAVAWDRCTTEPPPLHSLGNGRTSRCHLVTEPERATAPRAAEARA; encoded by the coding sequence ATGTCCCCGTCCGACCCCCTGCTCGCGCTGCGTGACGTGCGTGTCACCTTCCGCACCGCCGACGGCGTCATCACACCCGTGGACGGGGTGTCGCTCGACATCGCGCGCGGCGAGACAGTGGCGCTGGTCGGGGAAAGCGGCTGCGGCAAGTCGCTCACCGCCCTCACCATCCTGCGCCTGATCGATCCCCCGGGCCGCATCGAGCCGGGGAGCCGCATCCTGTTCGAGGGGCGTGACGTGATGACCCTCGGCGACCGCGACCTGCGCGCCATCCGCGGCCGTGCGGCAGCGATGATCTTCCAGGAGCCGATGACCGCGCTCAACCCGGTCTACTCCGCGGGCGAGCAGATCGCCGAGGTGGTGCGCACGCATACGAATGCCAGCCGCAGTGAGGCCTGGGCGAAGGCCGTCGCGATGCTCGGTGCCGTGGGTATCCCGTCGCCGGAGATCCGCGCGAAGCAGTATCCGCACCAGCTGTCCGGCGGCATGCGGCAGCGCGTCATGATCGCGATGGCGCTGGTCATGGATCCCGCGCTGCTCATCGCCGACGAGCCGACCACGGCACTCGACGTCACGATCCAGGCGCAGCTGCTCGACTTGCTGCGTGACGCCCAGCGCGCCCGCGGCGCCTCGATGCTGCTCATCACGCACGACCTGGGGGTGGTGGCCGAGTCGGCGCAGAGGGTGGCGGTGATGTACGCGGGGCAGATCGTGGAGGAGGCGCCGGTGGCAGCGCTCTTCGCCGCGCCGCAGCACCCGTACACGCAGGGCCTGATGGCCGCCATGCCGCGCGCCGGCACGCGGCAGCAGCGGCTCACCACGATCCCCGGCACGGTGCCGCCACCGGGCGCGTGGCCGCGGGCGTGCCGCTTCGCCGATCGCTGCGCCGTTGCATGGGACCGCTGCACCACCGAGCCGCCACCGCTGCATTCGCTCGGGAACGGGCGCACGTCGCGCTGCCATCTCGTCACCGAGCCGGAACGCGCCACCGCGCCGCGCGCCGCCGAGGCCCGCGCATGA
- a CDS encoding ABC transporter permease, translating to MSGARGARGNWRAVLHRLRADRRSLLAASTLTLVLLLVLVGPLLVPYAPYEQLDITNLVHQRPGADHLLGTDAFSRDVLARVLSGGRVSLAVACGAVLVEMLAGLLWGLAAGLAGGRTDALMMRIVDAGMSVPRVLGLLAVLASVPRVPVPLLVLLLGLTGWFGIARLVRGEVRSVRGADFVTAARALGASPARIAARHLLPHVLGPLLVAGTLAIGNVIVLEAGLSWLGIGVQPPQASWGNIIADGADFLATAPWVSIAPGLCLVIVVVAVSALGDGLRDALAPRQLPNP from the coding sequence GTGAGCGGCGCGCGCGGCGCCAGGGGCAACTGGCGCGCCGTCCTGCACCGCCTGCGGGCCGACCGGCGCAGCCTGCTCGCCGCATCGACACTCACGCTCGTCCTGCTGCTCGTCCTCGTCGGCCCGCTGCTCGTGCCCTATGCGCCGTACGAGCAGCTCGACATCACGAACCTCGTGCACCAGCGTCCCGGCGCCGACCACCTGCTCGGCACCGACGCCTTCTCACGCGACGTGCTCGCGCGCGTGCTGAGCGGCGGGCGCGTGTCGCTCGCCGTCGCGTGTGGCGCGGTGCTGGTGGAGATGCTGGCCGGCCTGCTGTGGGGACTTGCTGCCGGACTCGCCGGTGGCCGGACCGACGCCCTCATGATGCGCATCGTCGATGCCGGCATGAGTGTGCCGCGCGTGCTCGGCCTGCTCGCCGTGCTCGCCAGCGTGCCGCGCGTGCCGGTGCCGCTGCTCGTGCTGCTGCTGGGCCTCACCGGCTGGTTCGGCATCGCGCGCCTCGTGCGCGGTGAGGTGCGCAGCGTGCGTGGGGCCGATTTCGTGACGGCGGCACGCGCCCTCGGCGCCAGCCCGGCACGCATCGCAGCCCGCCACCTGCTGCCGCACGTGCTCGGTCCGCTGCTGGTGGCGGGCACCCTCGCCATCGGCAACGTCATCGTCCTCGAGGCGGGGCTGAGCTGGCTCGGCATCGGCGTGCAGCCCCCGCAGGCCAGCTGGGGCAACATCATCGCCGACGGCGCCGACTTCCTCGCCACCGCCCCGTGGGTCTCCATCGCCCCCGGCCTCTGCCTCGTGATCGTCGTCGTGGCGGTGAGCGCGCTTGGCGACGGGTTGCGCGACGCGCTCGCTCCCCGGCAGCTTCCCAATCCATGA